Part of the Penicillium digitatum chromosome 4, complete sequence genome is shown below.
ACTATTGAAGACTTGGTGGTTTATTTGAATCATGTTGAGGGTACTGGTGCTGCTACCAATGGGAAGCATTGACCCGTGGACTTGTATTTGATCTTGGGGCAGGGATTTGATATTCAGATCGCTTTTGTTGGGTTGTGTTTTGGGGTACCTTGTACATCACTACGCCTTCTCTTGGATACCTTTTTATAGATGAATTGATGCAAATATGGATGGAGTTGTGTCTTCCGGGCATAGGGGTACAGGCGTAAAGAGGTGCTAGACTGACTGGCTACGTGCAGGAAATTACATATAGAGGTAGATATGTAGCCATGTAGCTATGTAGTGATTGATTAAGTTGTTTGTTTGGGTATCTATCATTTTCTGCGTGTAGTGTACAAATTTCAATGCTGTCGAAGCAAATGTAAGATGAGTGAACGAGTTTCCATGCGGCGACAATGAGGCAGCATGCTTTTTTCCTAAAACGCCGATGCAATGCAAAGCAATGATTGTGTCAAAGCAATTTCTGGTGTGTCAACGTGCAAAAAGAAACCATTTCGAACTCGATGCACTCAACGCTTAAGGTGCGAGTAGTCTCGGAGAATGCTCGTCATGTGAGTGTTGGTTGTCTTTCCACTTCGGCGTGGCTTCTTGGATTTCTTAGATGGGGCAATGACCCGAGGGCCGAGCACCTTGTTCTTGTTGGTGGGCGTGATGCCAAACTTATCCAATTCTTCCTTCACTATGTTCGCATCCGGAACTTTGATCTTGTCCCAAATCTGCTTGAACTCATCGTCAAAGTGTTCGATTAGGGACGGGTCGTTAGGCCACACCATTTTAGGATGGTCATCCTTCTTGTTGCGAGTCACGAGTAGTTTTCCCTCCGTCTCCATTTGGTTGATTTCCTCCTCGACGGTAGGCCAGCCCTCCCTTAGTTCACGAACACTCATACCCGCCGCAGTCTTCTGGGCTTGGAGGTGTTTCAGGAGTTGCTCTGAGTTTCGAATGTTGTGAGGTGGGCGGAACCTGAATGTGCCTTCCCCGTTCGCGCCGCTCGGGTCAAATTCAACCTTCTCGTGCATCTGCAGAATGCTCCGAAGAGCCTGCACGTAGCCCTGGTCATGAGCACGATGCTGAAGGGAGAGGTATGAGATGATATCCGAAAATCTGAGCGGAatgttcttgttcttcatgTGTTCGATCGCAAACAGCACTTGCGTCATAATGTCTTTGCCCGTGCCTGTGTTGGCTGGCTGTGAGTAGACAATGTCCGGATCATGAcgcctcttcttcatctcggtAGACGATGATGGGGTCGGTGCGGACGATGGGACTTGGGAACTGCTGGCAGAGATCGGTTGGTTACTGACCACACGTCGCTGCGTGGGCATACGATTTGCCGATTCCACGACACTAGCATTAAAGCTTTTAAGCTGATTTTGAAGGTATGACATGGTTGCAATGAAGGATCCGAGGTCGCTGAGACTCAAGAGAAGAGTGAGATAGAGCTGAGATGGCAACCACTTGATTTGACGTAGATCAAGCTGGAGGGTTCAAGCGGTGCTTGTCATAGGTACCGTGGGTGTTtccagaaagaaaagaagagaataCACCCGATGATGGTGGCGTACAGAATGAGAACAGCCTAGTCAAGAGGTTAAAGCTTCCAGTGGCTATAAAAAGATTGAAGGCCATACAAAGAATGTCACGTGTCGAAGCTCAGCAACCCAAAGCGCGGAAATGGATCTCGGACGCCCTTGAAGTCACCTCACCACTGTTTCTTCCAATTACCATTTCATTCAATTTTTTGTCTTCTTCCCTCAGAAGACACGTCTTTCCTTTGTTCACACCGTCATGACCTGAAGTCCCTCGCCTAGCGCTGTGTGTACTTGTCTGTGAACAGTACACGGCGCGCCCGTCCTCAAGGACCCAGCTCTAACTTGCGCCGCTCgtacttgattttcttgatttATTTGTCACGACAGCCCTGTGCTGTTGCTCGTTCGACAATATGGCTGAAACTGCCATTCAAATACCTTACATATCATCTCACTATGCGCTCCCCGAATCGACGCTCACGACCTTAAGGCAGGCCCCAACTGTGGAGCTTGTCAATCAACTTTTACAATCAATCAATAAAAAGGCTCACGAATCTGATGAGCTCAAGTCCGACAAGCTTCGCTTGGAGGTAGAGCTTGAGAATTCTGTGCGTAGCAATGAGTCGAAGGTCAAGGTTCTGAAAGCTAGCGTGGAGAAGGGACACGCAGAAGTCGCAGAGCTGAGGAAAAAGCTGCACGAAGCTGGTATCCAAATTTTGGTTCATTCTGACGGACTCTCTTTCTAACATCGAATAGACACTACCCGTGCCTCACTCGAGACGGAGATATCTGCACTGAAATCCTCGTCCACGTCCAACGAATCCGAAACCACATCCTTGAAAGCGCGTATCTCATCTCTGGAGGCATCCAATAGAGACACACTGGGCTTGCTCGAATCGAAATCTGCGGCCTATGATAAATTAGCTGAGGAGCTCTCGCTTCAGCACAAGAAGACCATCGAACTGCGACGTGAACTATCCACCGCGGAGCAGAATCTCCAAAGTGCCAACGCGGCATCCGCCAGCGCCCGCTTCCGCGAGCAGAGCCTTCAACAAGAACTGGACCTCACGAAAAAGAACAACGAATGGTTTGAGACAGAACTTAAGACAAAATCCGCCGAATACATCAAGTTCCGCAAAGAAAAAGGCGCTCGGATATCTGAGCTTCAGCGAGAGAACGAAGAAGCCAACTCGACAATTGATTCTCTTCGCCGGAGTGAGAACTCGCTCAAGAGTCGCTTGGACGAAACAGAGCAGCGATACGAAACCTCTCTGGCTAGCATTCATCAGTTGAAAGAGGAAGCTATTCAGGCAACCGAATCCTTCCGCATCGAACTTGACAGCTCCAATAGATTGGCCGAGCTACAGGGATCTGCTGCTCAGACGGCCAAGCAACGGGTGCAGGAATGCCAACTTGCGCTCGAAAAGACAAAGGATGACGCAGCGCAGGAGATATCGCGCCTCCGCGTGGAACTTGAGACGGAATCCAATGACAAGGGAGCCGCTGAGCGCCGGATTGGTGAGCTCGAGGCACTTGTTGCCCAGCTTGAGTCTGAACCtgttagaggaagatcggCCAGCCCTGCTGTCTCTCTTAATGGAGGTGCACCAAGTACCCCACTACGAACAAGCGTCATGCGTGCTGGGACTCCTACTGGCTCCTTCTCCCCCCGCGCGTCTCGTGGTAAGGGTGGTATGAATGTCACCCAGATGTACTCCGAGTACGACAGAATGCGCACCGCTCTTGCAGCTGAGCAGAGAACTTGCCAGGAACTCCGCAATACTGTTGACGAAATGGTTCTGGAACTTGATTCAACCAGACCAGAAATAGAGGAGGGACGAGCAGAACAAGCCCGTCTCGACCACGCTGTTGTGGAGATGTCTACCCTCCTCGAAGCGGCTGGGAAGGAACGGGATGCCGCCCTTAAGGAAGCCAGGAAATGGCAAGGTCAAGTGGAGGGCTTGGCTCGTGAGGGTGACATTCTACGCCAACAACTTCGCGATCTGAGTGCGGAAGTCAAGGTACTCGTCCTTGAAGTTGCTGTCGCAAAACATGGAGAAGAATACGATCGAGAGGAGCTCGAGAGAATCGCTCGGGGCGAAGTGGAAGATTCATCAAAGGATCTCAACGAAACTGGCCGCTTTATCAGCAAGCACCTCACGACTTTCAAAGATCTTCACGAACTCCAGGATCAGAACCATACTCTCCGACGTATGTTGAGAGAACTTGGTGACAAGCAGGAAGGTGAAGAGGCCCAAGCGAAAGAAGCAACGCGACGTGCAGAAATCGATGAGTTAAAGGAGCTGCGGATCCGTGCGCAGACAAACCGTGATGAGATTGCGAACCTCAGCGCACAGATGCAGAGTTATGTCAAGGAGCGTGACACATTCCGCAGTATGCTCATGCACAGAAAGCCAACCGTGGACGATCAGTCTGTCTTCTCACAATCCATGCCTCTTGGTGCTGCTCCTCAGGGAGCTATGGAAACATCAGGACCCGACTACGCTGAGTTGCTCCGAAAGGTTCAAGCCCATTTCGATACTTTCCGTGAAGAAACGACGACGGACCACAAAGCATTGCGGCAGCAGGTCAATGAGCTGTCGCGCAAGAACAGTGAGCTTATGTCTGACATAAGTCGGTCAAGCAGCCAACTTGCTGCTGCTTCCCAACGTGCAGAGCTTTTGCAAAGTAACTTCAATATGCTCAAGAATGAGAACTCTGAGATCCAAAAGCGCTACTCTGCCCTCTTTGAAAATGCAAACCGACAGGATCTGCGCACTCAGCAAGCTGCTGAAGACCTCGTGGAGGCTAAGGGTCTTGTTGAGAGCCTTCAGAGAGAAAATGCCAACCTGAAGGCCGAGAAGGACCTTTGGAAGAATATTGAGAAGAGGCTCATTGATGATACCGAGAATTTGCGGAATGAGCGCAGTCGTTTGGACTCATTGAACGCAAACCTTCAGACCATTCTCAACGAGCGTGAGCATACCGACTCCGAGAGCCGACGCCGACTCCAAGCTAGCGTCGAGTCACTCGAAACCGAGCTGCAGTCAACAAAGCGCAAGCTCAACGATGAAGTCGAGGAATCCAAGAAGGCTAGCATGCGCCGTGAGTATGAGCAGGAGACATCACAAAAGCGAATTGATGACTTGGTCACCAGCTTGAGTGCAGTTCGCGAAGAGCTAGTTGCCGCCAAGACCACGCGGGATCACCTACAGTCCCGTGTGGATGAGCTTGCAGTGGAGCTTAAGAGTGCCGAAGAGCGTCTACAGGTCTTGAACTTGAGATCAAGCGTGTCTGCTGGTACCACCGAGGGACTTGCCGAGGGTCAGGAGTCCGGTGAGGGAAGTGGTCTTTCCCGCGAGCAGGAACTTTCAATTGAAGTTTCCGAACTGAAACGAGACCTGGAATTGGCAAAGGGTGAACTAGAACATGCCAAGCAACTAGCTGAAGATTACCAGGCCATCAGCCAAGCTAGTGAAGAACGTTTGGAGTCCGCCACCGAGACACAGGAGCAATATCGTGAAGAGACCGATCGTCTTGTGGAGGAGAAGAACGTTAAGATTCACGACCTCGAAACTCGCATTGAAGAGATCTCAGCTGAGTTGTCCGCCTCCAACACTGAAATGACCAAGCTCCGCGAAGAGCAAGCGGAGGCAACACGCCACCTGGAAGAGCAGAAGGCCAACTTCGAGTCAGAAATAACTCGTCTCAAGGCCGACAATGAACGATATGTCACTGCTGCACAGTACCATCAGGAGGACCTGAATGCGCAAGCTGAAATCGCCAAGCATGCCCAACAGAACTACGAGGCCGAGCTTGTCAAGCACGCTGAGGCAGCGAAGAATTTGCAAGTAGTTCGTGCAGAGAGCAACCAGCTCAAGCTCGATATCGCCGAGCTGCGAACCCAATCCGAAGGCTACAAAACGGATCTGTGCCAGAAAGAGGAAAGCTGGGCGGAGCAACGAGCCACATACGAAGGTGAGCTGTCTGAACTGCGGAAGCGTCGGGAGGAGGTTCTTCACCAGAACTCTGTACTTCACACCCAGCTCGAAAATATTACCAGCCAGATTTCGTCCTTGCAACGAGACCGAATGAATGTTTCGGACGACGAGCAAGAGGGAGAACAGGCAGCGCCCAATCTTGAGGGCCTCCAGGAGGTTATCAAGTTCTTGCGTCGCGAGAAAGAAATTGTCGAGGTTCaataccacctttccaccCAGGAAAGCAAACGACTCAACCAGCAACTCGACTACACTCAGTCTCAGCTCGATGAGACCCGCCTGAAGCTTGAGCAGCAGCGTCGTGCTGCAGCTGACAGCGATCATAACGCGTTGAATCACAGCAAGCTGTTGGAGACTATCAACGAGCTCAACGTTTTCCGTGAAAGCAACGCTACTCTCAGAAACCAACTGAAACAAACTGAAGCCGTGCGTGACCAAAAGATCGCCCGCGAGAACGAGCTGGTTCAGGAGATCGAACCCCTCAAGACCAGGATCCACGAGCTGGAGAGCCAGATTGAAGCCAAGGATGGGGAAATGCAGCTTCTACAGGCTGATCGCGATCGATACCAACAGCGTATTCAGAACATCCTTCAAAAATACGACCGTGTTGATCCGACTgaaatgcaagaactgaAGGAGAAGCTTGCGAGCCTTGAGACCGAAAATACCAAGGCTGCGTCCGATCGAGAAGCTCTCCAAACTCAGGTTGATGCACTTCAGGCTCAAATCGCCGAGTTTCCAGAACAGCTCAAGCAGCATTCCGATGAACGTGCACAAGATTTGCGATCTAAGCTCACAGAACAGTTCAAGGCACGCTCTAAGGACCTTAGTGCACGTGTCAAGGCCAAGCAAGATGAGCTCAATGTGGTATTGCAGGAGAAAGAGGTTATACAAGCAGAACTTCAGACTACAAAGAGCGAATTGGAGGCATTGAAAACCAAGGGGGTAGAGACGCCAGCCAATGTGACATATGCTCCTGTTGCAGCCGCAGCCACAGCTGTGGAAGAGGCCCCTACCAACGCTACACCGGCTTCACAATTCCCAAATGCGACCGTCGAAATCCTTAGTCCTGCTGAAGCTCAAAAGATACAAGCCCTTGAGCAGAAGATCCAGCGACTCGAGGCGGCTCTTGCTGAGAAGGATGGACTTCTGGCGACACAGGCCAGCGAACAAGATGCAAAGATCAAGGAACGTGCCGACCGCCTTAAGGATATGTACAACTCTAAGTTGAACGAGGTCAAGGCTGCCCATCGTCAAGAAATTGAGAAACTATCCGCTGGTGAACGATCCATACCCGGAACACCAGGTGCGGGCCCAGATGCAACCCCTGCAACGCCATCGAAGACGATTGAGCTTGCCGGATTTGCTATTCCCGAGTTGACAGATGCTCAAGCAAGAGAGCTGGTCGCGAAGCACGAGACTATTCGCACAATCGTCCGAAACAACATTCGCGGCGGAGTAGCGCGCGAGCAACAAAAGCTCCAACAAGAAGCCCAAGCCTCCTCCGGTGCCAATGAAGCCGCATTGGCCGAACTGCAACAGAAGTCGGCCGAGGAAAGGGAAGCCTTGGTCAAGGCTCATGAAAACGAAGTCAAGGAGAAGGTTAGCTCAGCAGTCGAACTTGTCGAAAAGAAAACAGCTGCCCGTCTCAGCATGCTTGACACCAGATTTCGAACTGCGAATGCGAAGATTGATGTTGTATCAAAGGCTGCTACGGAAACTCCGCAAAAGCCCGTTGTGGAAGTATGGGAAATTGCAAAGACTGC
Proteins encoded:
- a CDS encoding Transcription initiation factor TFIIE, beta subunit, putative; translated protein: MSYLQNQLKSFNASVVESANRMPTQRRVVSNQPISASSSQVPSSAPTPSSSTEMKKRRHDPDIVYSQPANTGTGKDIMTQVLFAIEHMKNKNIPLRFSDIISYLSLQHRAHDQGYVQALRSILQMHEKVEFDPSGANGEGTFRFRPPHNIRNSEQLLKHLQAQKTAAGMSVRELREGWPTVEEEINQMETEGKLLVTRNKKDDHPKMVWPNDPSLIEHFDDEFKQIWDKIKVPDANIVKEELDKFGITPTNKNKVLGPRVIAPSKKSKKPRRSGKTTNTHMTSILRDYSHLKR
- a CDS encoding Filament-forming protein (Tpr/p270), putative, with translation MAETAIQIPYISSHYALPESTLTTLRQAPTVELVNQLLQSINKKAHESDELKSDKLRLEVELENSVRSNESKVKVLKASVEKGHAEVAELRKKLHEADTTRASLETEISALKSSSTSNESETTSLKARISSLEASNRDTLGLLESKSAAYDKLAEELSLQHKKTIELRRELSTAEQNLQSANAASASARFREQSLQQELDLTKKNNEWFETELKTKSAEYIKFRKEKGARISELQRENEEANSTIDSLRRSENSLKSRLDETEQRYETSLASIHQLKEEAIQATESFRIELDSSNRLAELQGSAAQTAKQRVQECQLALEKTKDDAAQEISRLRVELETESNDKGAAERRIGELEALVAQLESEPVRGRSASPAVSLNGGAPSTPLRTSVMRAGTPTGSFSPRASRGKGGMNVTQMYSEYDRMRTALAAEQRTCQELRNTVDEMVLELDSTRPEIEEGRAEQARLDHAVVEMSTLLEAAGKERDAALKEARKWQGQVEGLAREGDILRQQLRDLSAEVKVLVLEVAVAKHGEEYDREELERIARGEVEDSSKDLNETGRFISKHLTTFKDLHELQDQNHTLRRMLRELGDKQEGEEAQAKEATRRAEIDELKELRIRAQTNRDEIANLSAQMQSYVKERDTFRSMLMHRKPTVDDQSVFSQSMPLGAAPQGAMETSGPDYAELLRKVQAHFDTFREETTTDHKALRQQVNELSRKNSELMSDISRSSSQLAAASQRAELLQSNFNMLKNENSEIQKRYSALFENANRQDLRTQQAAEDLVEAKGLVESLQRENANLKAEKDLWKNIEKRLIDDTENLRNERSRLDSLNANLQTILNEREHTDSESRRRLQASVESLETELQSTKRKLNDEVEESKKASMRREYEQETSQKRIDDLVTSLSAVREELVAAKTTRDHLQSRVDELAVELKSAEERLQVLNLRSSVSAGTTEGLAEGQESGEGSGLSREQELSIEVSELKRDLELAKGELEHAKQLAEDYQAISQASEERLESATETQEQYREETDRLVEEKNVKIHDLETRIEEISAELSASNTEMTKLREEQAEATRHLEEQKANFESEITRLKADNERYVTAAQYHQEDLNAQAEIAKHAQQNYEAELVKHAEAAKNLQVVRAESNQLKLDIAELRTQSEGYKTDLCQKEESWAEQRATYEGELSELRKRREEVLHQNSVLHTQLENITSQISSLQRDRMNVSDDEQEGEQAAPNLEGLQEVIKFLRREKEIVEVQYHLSTQESKRLNQQLDYTQSQLDETRLKLEQQRRAAADSDHNALNHSKLLETINELNVFRESNATLRNQLKQTEAVRDQKIARENELVQEIEPLKTRIHELESQIEAKDGEMQLLQADRDRYQQRIQNILQKYDRVDPTEMQELKEKLASLETENTKAASDREALQTQVDALQAQIAEFPEQLKQHSDERAQDLRSKLTEQFKARSKDLSARVKAKQDELNVVLQEKEVIQAELQTTKSELEALKTKGVETPANVTYAPVAAAATAVEEAPTNATPASQFPNATVEILSPAEAQKIQALEQKIQRLEAALAEKDGLLATQASEQDAKIKERADRLKDMYNSKLNEVKAAHRQEIEKLSAGERSIPGTPGAGPDATPATPSKTIELAGFAIPELTDAQARELVAKHETIRTIVRNNIRGGVAREQQKLQQEAQASSGANEAALAELQQKSAEEREALVKAHENEVKEKVSSAVELVEKKTAARLSMLDTRFRTANAKIDVVSKAATETPQKPVVEVWEIAKTARPAPVAVPAAKPPVPAPIPVQPIATAPTLAAPQVPATAPSVPVPAPAPTPASIPVVATPNVPTEQVASLTATPEAAAPQQGEAQLAAPANPFGQVQQTDQNKQASSLPSKPPAGNPPGLMRALQSGLPIARGGRGGRGGGQQFGHQQHEQQQQQGHVQGQTQRGPGVQRGRGGRGGQGRGGTQNQNNVAQAQSPTANRGNLNASARQFIPGGNKRSRDDGPDTAPDGGSGGKRQRGGGGPQPRGGGSS